In the Candidatus Lokiarchaeota archaeon genome, one interval contains:
- a CDS encoding DUF4010 domain-containing protein, with protein sequence MQEILLDTTLVLRCIIGFAVGALIGLERQKRMREDLTAGVRSFGLHSLMATLAAYSFTVSGSPTLFIYAIVISAILTSSQIVYKMFRTMRKGTTTSIVFGISFVLGALVGLDEAPLEGQLVGPLQVLAMTMSFFIFLVLGFKEEVASAVGVITKEEMISAVQLGVLIFFLWPLLPATWEIGPITLPVHQTYLLVVLLLSISFANYILVKQYRTRGTYFFGFFGGFANSEATVTSLADFHVRTKRRFTGRISLSVIFANIAMVLRNGVLVILIDPSLSIFRFYIIPLGILTIGGLVRLFHERTVIQKPDEEKLDTRFVSPFELTAALKFALVFTVVTVISLFLQDTFSNFGILIAAVFGGFVSAAALVSTVTTGYAAGNISIESAVFSVIIATTIAVLNKIIYVYSTDQEPELTKKVGRDSLLMAIGVVVYLALLAWGIFPWF encoded by the coding sequence TTGCAGGAGATATTACTTGACACTACACTTGTACTCCGCTGCATAATCGGATTTGCTGTAGGAGCACTCATTGGTCTAGAACGACAGAAGCGAATGAGAGAAGATCTTACAGCAGGTGTAAGATCATTCGGCCTCCACAGTCTGATGGCAACTCTTGCAGCTTATTCATTCACAGTTTCAGGAAGCCCAACTCTGTTCATCTACGCCATTGTGATTTCAGCTATACTAACAAGCTCACAGATAGTATACAAAATGTTTCGTACCATGCGTAAAGGAACAACTACCAGCATCGTATTTGGCATCTCGTTTGTTTTGGGAGCACTTGTCGGGCTGGACGAGGCCCCACTTGAAGGGCAACTTGTTGGCCCCCTGCAGGTTCTCGCTATGACAATGTCCTTTTTCATATTTCTCGTGCTAGGATTCAAGGAGGAAGTAGCAAGTGCAGTAGGAGTGATTACGAAAGAAGAGATGATCAGTGCAGTCCAACTGGGTGTCCTGATATTCTTCCTGTGGCCGCTCTTGCCTGCCACCTGGGAAATCGGGCCCATAACCTTGCCAGTGCACCAGACGTATCTCCTTGTTGTTCTTCTTCTTAGCATCAGTTTTGCCAATTATATCCTTGTAAAGCAATACCGAACACGGGGAACATACTTTTTCGGATTCTTCGGGGGATTTGCAAATAGTGAAGCTACTGTAACGAGTCTAGCTGATTTTCATGTTCGAACGAAAAGGAGATTCACTGGCAGAATATCACTCTCAGTGATTTTCGCAAACATAGCCATGGTGTTGAGAAATGGTGTTCTTGTCATACTTATCGATCCATCTCTCAGTATCTTCAGATTCTACATCATTCCTCTTGGTATTCTCACAATAGGTGGTCTGGTCCGTTTATTCCACGAGCGAACTGTCATACAAAAGCCAGATGAAGAGAAACTGGACACCAGGTTCGTTTCTCCGTTCGAATTGACAGCAGCACTGAAGTTCGCCCTGGTATTCACGGTAGTAACAGTGATTTCACTCTTTCTTCAAGACACCTTCAGCAACTTCGGAATCCTCATAGCTGCGGTATTTGGGGGCTTTGTCTCGGCCGCAGCGCTTGTATCAACCGTCACTACAGGATATGCGGCTGGAAACATATCAATTGAGTCGGCTGTTTTTTCTGTCATCATAGCAACAACCATCGCGGTTTTGAACAAGATAATCTATGTGTATTCAACGGATCAAGAGCCAGAACTGACAAAGAAGGTAGGGCGTGATTCACTCCTTATGGCTATTGGAGTGGTTGTATACTTGGCCCTTTTAGCCTGGGGCATTTTCCCGTGGTTCTAA
- the rimI gene encoding ribosomal-protein-alanine N-acetyltransferase yields MQSKEVEKAMDSEFQIRQFTEDDLESVVNINRECLPENYPERFFLGLYKHAPKAFLVATRDGEVVGYIMCRIERGISNFGIRPTKKGHIVSVAVLPDHRRIGIGRALVDSVMKSMTSYGADEYFLEVRKTNDAAVSVYQSLGFSIKKTLNGYYRDGEDAYLMVNKKEEEE; encoded by the coding sequence ATGCAGTCAAAGGAAGTTGAAAAAGCGATGGATTCAGAATTTCAAATCCGTCAATTTACTGAAGACGATCTCGAATCCGTCGTTAATATCAACAGAGAGTGCTTACCCGAAAACTATCCAGAGCGTTTCTTTCTGGGCTTGTACAAACACGCACCCAAAGCGTTTCTTGTGGCCACTAGAGATGGAGAAGTTGTTGGCTATATCATGTGCCGTATTGAGCGTGGAATATCGAACTTTGGAATCAGACCGACAAAGAAAGGGCACATAGTTTCTGTCGCTGTCCTACCAGATCATCGAAGGATAGGAATTGGTAGAGCATTGGTTGATTCCGTAATGAAGTCCATGACTTCGTATGGTGCAGACGAATATTTCCTTGAGGTTCGAAAAACAAATGATGCTGCTGTATCTGTCTATCAAAGCCTTGGTTTCAGCATCAAAAAGACCCTTAACGGTTACTACAGGGATGGAGAAGACGCCTACTTGATGGTCAACAAGAAAGAAGAGGAAGAATGA
- a CDS encoding thermosome subunit, with protein sequence MSQQPIIVLREDTERRRGRDAQRNNIMAAKVIAESVRSALGPKGMDKMLVDGFGDITVSNDGATILKEMDVSHPAAKMVIEVARTVDDEVGDGTTTAAVLTGELLKQAEELLDQKIHPTTIISGYRKASQHALDIIDKTADEIDPEDENYRDILIDVAKTAMSSKFVSTSKEALAEIVVDAVLAISKEKEAGEDISIKDIPRQKQEGLQVDQTELINGLVLDKEIVHAGMPKKIDKAKIALLEAPLEVSKTEFDTKISISDPTSMQSFLDEEQNMLKSMVNKIVETGANVVICQKGIDDLAQHFLAKNGILAVRRIKKSDIERLHKATGATIVSQINNLTKDDLGEADLVEQRKVADDKMLFVEGTPKTSAVTIIVRGGTDHIVDEVDRALNDALYVVRDVIMEPKVTYGGGALACEIAHSLREEASKFEGREQYAVNAFADAIEVVPTTLSENAGLDPIDMLVELRSAHSEGKKHFGVDITSSKIDDMKKNRVIESAAVNRQIVMSAAEAAQMLLKIDDVISSKGGGMGGGGAPGPDEDLD encoded by the coding sequence ATGAGTCAACAACCGATTATCGTATTACGAGAGGATACCGAGAGACGTAGGGGCCGTGATGCCCAGAGAAACAACATCATGGCGGCAAAGGTGATTGCCGAGTCAGTTAGGTCTGCCCTAGGTCCAAAAGGTATGGACAAAATGCTTGTAGACGGGTTTGGCGACATTACCGTTAGCAATGACGGTGCAACCATCCTCAAAGAGATGGACGTGTCCCACCCTGCTGCAAAGATGGTTATCGAAGTAGCCCGGACCGTGGACGACGAAGTGGGCGATGGTACTACCACAGCCGCAGTTCTGACAGGCGAACTTCTTAAGCAAGCAGAGGAACTGCTGGATCAGAAAATCCACCCCACTACTATAATCAGCGGTTATAGGAAAGCTTCACAGCATGCACTAGATATTATTGATAAGACTGCTGATGAAATCGATCCAGAAGATGAGAATTATCGTGATATTCTCATTGACGTAGCAAAGACTGCCATGTCAAGCAAGTTCGTTTCAACTTCCAAGGAGGCATTGGCAGAAATTGTTGTCGATGCAGTTCTTGCAATCAGTAAGGAAAAAGAAGCTGGTGAGGATATTTCAATAAAGGACATACCACGACAGAAGCAGGAAGGTCTTCAAGTCGACCAGACTGAGCTGATTAACGGTTTGGTGCTTGACAAGGAAATCGTACATGCTGGAATGCCCAAGAAAATAGACAAGGCCAAAATAGCACTTCTCGAGGCACCTCTTGAAGTCTCTAAGACCGAATTTGACACCAAGATTTCCATATCAGACCCAACATCAATGCAATCATTCCTAGATGAAGAGCAGAATATGCTGAAGTCTATGGTAAATAAGATTGTGGAGACTGGTGCAAATGTTGTCATTTGCCAGAAAGGTATCGATGACCTCGCACAACATTTCTTGGCGAAGAATGGTATTCTAGCTGTCAGGAGAATCAAGAAATCAGATATTGAGCGGCTGCACAAAGCCACAGGTGCAACCATTGTTTCACAGATAAACAATCTCACGAAGGATGACTTGGGTGAAGCGGACCTTGTTGAGCAGCGAAAAGTGGCTGATGACAAAATGCTCTTTGTTGAAGGCACACCAAAGACCTCAGCGGTCACAATAATTGTTCGTGGTGGTACAGATCATATCGTAGACGAGGTGGATCGCGCTCTCAATGATGCACTCTACGTTGTCCGCGATGTTATCATGGAACCAAAAGTCACCTATGGTGGTGGAGCACTCGCTTGTGAAATCGCCCATAGTCTTCGCGAAGAAGCATCAAAGTTCGAAGGTAGAGAACAATACGCTGTCAACGCCTTCGCTGATGCTATAGAAGTTGTACCAACTACCCTGTCCGAAAACGCTGGCCTCGACCCAATCGACATGCTTGTTGAGCTCCGTTCCGCACATTCGGAAGGCAAGAAGCACTTTGGAGTCGATATCACCAGTAGCAAGATTGATGACATGAAGAAGAATCGTGTTATCGAATCGGCTGCTGTAAATAGGCAAATCGTTATGTCTGCTGCTGAAGCTGCACAGATGCTCTTGAAGATCGATGACGTCATCAGCAGCAAAGGCGGCGGTATGGGTGGGGGTGGCGCACCCGGGCCGGATGAAGACCTAGATTAA
- a CDS encoding AAA family ATPase, with product MNAIVIGGSPGCGKTTVASLLGRSLDRAVISLGKLAVEKDCITEEDLKRDTLVIDEDCMVKAIGNVIRKHDDEIILEGHYVDLVPYKEVEKVIILRVHPEALRTRLMERDYPEIKVRENVEAEVFGVCQMDAIHSFGEELVFEVDTTGLTPEETHDKIIELLRASGKPTRIDWMQRLEKEGVLDDYVTPQFE from the coding sequence ATGAACGCGATTGTTATCGGCGGGAGTCCAGGATGTGGAAAGACCACAGTTGCATCTCTACTTGGAAGAAGCTTGGATAGAGCTGTCATTTCACTTGGCAAGCTGGCTGTCGAGAAGGACTGCATAACTGAAGAAGACCTAAAGAGAGATACACTCGTTATTGATGAGGATTGTATGGTTAAGGCCATTGGGAACGTAATCCGCAAGCATGACGATGAAATCATTCTAGAAGGTCACTATGTGGATTTGGTACCTTACAAAGAGGTTGAGAAAGTTATCATTCTTCGGGTACATCCGGAAGCCCTCCGAACTCGGCTCATGGAACGTGACTATCCTGAAATCAAGGTTAGAGAAAATGTTGAAGCCGAGGTCTTTGGGGTCTGCCAGATGGATGCCATTCATTCCTTCGGAGAAGAACTTGTATTTGAGGTAGATACAACAGGTCTTACTCCTGAAGAGACTCATGACAAAATAATCGAGCTCCTACGTGCCTCTGGGAAACCTACCCGAATAGACTGGATGCAGCGTCTAGAGAAGGAAGGCGTCCTTGACGACTACGTTACCCCGCAATTCGAATAG
- a CDS encoding DUF89 family protein, translating into MTDEPLVVPLIPDCSACMVNSLKTLIPLLTEDKQRQFELFSTAFDILAKGFQEKKDPATLSIGLYRELYSMEDAVDPYHDIKKMSNEAAKKGMKKVRERINSLKGYEKLRAALASAVAGNMIDFNTAGHNPDLSRLVEAFVSIQEQGFALDDSQKLWQQLKSKEGKMVFLADNAGETYFDMPLVEIANAQNWTVTYVVKDRPMMNDVVVEDVKETGIEEIAEIITSGAWAFGVPKKGVSQEFLDAVAQADVVISKGQANIETFPEIQRELSVETYYVSRAKCPHIASVLGVTKGENVVLRRK; encoded by the coding sequence GTGACAGATGAGCCACTAGTTGTTCCACTAATTCCTGACTGTTCAGCATGCATGGTCAACTCACTCAAGACATTGATACCTTTGCTTACCGAAGACAAACAGAGACAGTTCGAATTGTTCTCTACCGCATTTGACATATTAGCCAAGGGTTTCCAAGAAAAGAAAGATCCTGCAACTCTTTCTATCGGGCTTTACAGGGAACTCTACTCCATGGAAGACGCTGTAGATCCATATCATGATATCAAAAAAATGAGCAATGAAGCAGCGAAAAAAGGCATGAAGAAGGTACGGGAAAGGATCAATTCTCTGAAAGGTTATGAGAAACTGCGGGCTGCTTTGGCTTCAGCAGTCGCGGGCAATATGATTGACTTCAATACAGCGGGGCACAACCCCGATTTGAGTAGGCTTGTAGAAGCCTTTGTTTCAATCCAGGAACAAGGTTTCGCGCTTGATGACTCGCAAAAGCTGTGGCAACAACTGAAATCCAAGGAGGGTAAAATGGTATTCCTTGCCGATAATGCCGGCGAAACATACTTCGATATGCCACTCGTTGAAATCGCCAATGCACAGAACTGGACTGTGACCTATGTGGTGAAGGATAGGCCAATGATGAATGATGTTGTCGTGGAAGATGTCAAGGAAACGGGGATTGAGGAAATAGCTGAGATCATCACATCGGGGGCATGGGCATTTGGGGTTCCCAAAAAAGGGGTAAGTCAAGAGTTCCTTGATGCGGTGGCACAAGCAGATGTAGTCATCTCAAAAGGGCAAGCGAATATTGAGACATTTCCAGAAATCCAGCGCGAATTATCTGTTGAAACATACTATGTTTCAAGAGCAAAATGCCCACATATTGCAAGCGTATTGGGCGTTACGAAGGGAGAGAACGTTGTTCTTAGACGGAAATAG
- the amrB gene encoding AmmeMemoRadiSam system protein B, protein MTRLPVVAGKFYEGQKGLLQQRLDDCFSKKMGPGRTPEGTPGEKRDLKAVIAPHAGYVYSGTTAAHSYQKIFEDGRPDHIIILGPNHSGQGARVAICEEDWETPLGVVTYDTELGNGILDENEFAESDCIAHAQEHSIEVQLPFLQYIFDDVPPFVPICLKTQSYEICKSLGETFASLGEEMDILVIASSDFTHFEPADTARRKDNQAMEYLEFLDSEGFMNFVREHRISICGAGPIASAVVYANEQGAEVFRLLQYTNSGDVTGDKESVVAYVAAEIV, encoded by the coding sequence ATGACACGTCTTCCGGTAGTGGCAGGTAAATTCTACGAAGGACAGAAGGGACTTCTTCAGCAGAGGCTTGATGATTGTTTTTCCAAGAAAATGGGACCAGGAAGAACTCCAGAAGGTACACCTGGGGAGAAGAGGGACCTTAAGGCAGTAATTGCTCCTCATGCAGGCTATGTATATTCGGGTACGACCGCGGCTCATTCCTACCAGAAAATCTTCGAAGATGGAAGACCAGATCATATCATCATACTAGGTCCCAATCACTCGGGGCAAGGAGCACGGGTTGCTATATGTGAAGAGGACTGGGAGACACCACTTGGTGTAGTCACGTATGATACTGAGCTAGGAAACGGCATTCTTGATGAAAATGAATTTGCCGAAAGTGATTGCATTGCCCACGCTCAAGAGCATTCAATTGAAGTTCAGCTTCCCTTCTTACAGTACATATTTGATGACGTTCCTCCATTTGTACCAATCTGTTTGAAAACGCAGTCATATGAAATCTGCAAATCCCTTGGCGAAACCTTCGCATCATTGGGAGAAGAAATGGATATTCTAGTAATAGCCAGTTCCGATTTCACTCATTTTGAGCCAGCAGATACAGCTAGAAGAAAAGATAACCAGGCAATGGAGTATCTCGAATTCCTAGATTCGGAGGGTTTCATGAATTTCGTTCGTGAACACAGAATCAGTATTTGCGGCGCAGGGCCCATAGCATCAGCTGTCGTCTATGCCAATGAGCAAGGGGCTGAAGTATTCAGACTTCTTCAATACACAAATTCCGGTGATGTAACGGGAGACAAAGAAAGCGTTGTAGCATATGTTGCCGCTGAGATAGTGTGA
- a CDS encoding DNA-directed RNA polymerase subunit K: MSDDSKDDKNSKEESEEQEPEEEQEDEEKQEDKDDEDDSGHTEKERQLLALAEISGVGPRTAEKLHREGYGDLKKLEEANSAVIAVSINGLSVRKAKNVIEAASEVRKAIEAGEIDLSQKRLRKRKRPEPEEPNEAHELPSAEEFEPPPEREDLTTGLEEEKEDMGIPIGPKWLTKFEKARIIGARALQLSMGAPLLVNPDNVDGNLFALAEAELKRGMLPMTVRRRLPTGEHRDIPLSLLLENTRLD; the protein is encoded by the coding sequence ATGTCAGATGATTCGAAGGACGACAAGAATTCCAAGGAAGAATCCGAGGAACAGGAACCAGAAGAAGAACAAGAAGACGAAGAGAAGCAAGAAGACAAGGATGACGAAGATGACAGTGGACACACCGAGAAGGAACGACAACTCCTCGCTCTAGCAGAGATATCAGGCGTAGGCCCTCGTACTGCTGAGAAGCTGCACAGAGAGGGATACGGTGACCTGAAAAAACTGGAAGAGGCCAACTCAGCAGTTATTGCTGTGAGTATCAATGGTTTGAGTGTCAGAAAGGCCAAGAACGTGATTGAGGCCGCTAGTGAAGTAAGAAAAGCCATTGAAGCTGGTGAAATAGACCTCAGCCAAAAGAGACTCCGCAAACGGAAAAGACCAGAACCCGAGGAGCCCAACGAAGCTCACGAACTACCTAGTGCGGAAGAATTCGAACCGCCACCGGAAAGGGAGGACCTGACCACAGGCTTAGAGGAAGAGAAAGAGGACATGGGCATTCCAATTGGCCCCAAATGGCTAACCAAATTCGAGAAAGCCAGAATCATCGGAGCGCGAGCACTTCAGCTTTCCATGGGGGCCCCTCTTCTCGTTAATCCCGATAACGTTGACGGTAACCTGTTTGCACTAGCAGAAGCCGAACTGAAGAGGGGAATGCTGCCTATGACGGTCAGACGAAGACTGCCTACCGGGGAGCATCGTGACATACCGCTTTCGTTACTACTAGAGAATACGAGGTTGGATTGA
- a CDS encoding histidine--tRNA ligase, with protein MTEMQTVRGMRDLMGPEMYVRDYLIQTAVDVFKLFGYEPLDSPAVELWETLSAKGGEEIEADTFKFRDKGDRQVGLRFDLTVPLARIVSSNPTLPKPFKRYAIGKAWRYDRPQAGRYREFTQADVDVIGNTTPAADAEVVMVALEFMNAIFDDNQYVIKINNRKVLRGLTEKAGIPKELTHECFRAIDKLDKIGVEGVVEELRERGMNQKQIEFLANNVFDEEKTISSLDEFRELLSGSDVGIEGVDELARMEDIFTEAELGKYTQFDVSLARGLDYYTGPVFEGRYLGEPDVGSIAGGGRYDNLIEKFGGPSIGATGISLGIGRIIDILMEKGLGEELRPKLDVFVAPVSKDMQKYAMSVQKEMIRAGFSCGVDLMDRPLGRLLEQADDEGAALAIIVGERDLSEGKLSIRDMKTKQTAQVSKEEIVQHVKNRLEGT; from the coding sequence ATGACTGAAATGCAGACAGTCCGCGGTATGCGAGACTTAATGGGCCCGGAAATGTATGTGCGCGACTATCTCATCCAAACAGCTGTTGATGTTTTCAAGCTATTTGGATACGAACCACTGGATTCTCCAGCTGTAGAATTGTGGGAGACCCTTTCTGCAAAAGGAGGAGAAGAAATTGAAGCAGACACTTTCAAGTTCAGGGACAAAGGGGATCGACAGGTTGGGCTCAGATTCGACCTCACGGTGCCTTTGGCAAGGATTGTTTCGTCAAACCCAACTCTTCCAAAACCGTTCAAGCGATATGCTATAGGAAAAGCGTGGAGATATGACAGACCACAAGCAGGAAGATATAGAGAATTCACACAAGCCGATGTTGATGTGATAGGCAATACCACACCTGCAGCTGATGCGGAGGTAGTCATGGTCGCTCTTGAATTCATGAATGCGATATTCGATGATAATCAATACGTCATCAAAATCAACAACAGAAAGGTGCTTCGTGGGTTAACAGAAAAAGCAGGTATACCAAAGGAACTCACACATGAGTGCTTCAGAGCCATAGACAAACTCGACAAAATCGGGGTTGAAGGGGTGGTCGAAGAGCTTCGTGAAAGAGGTATGAACCAAAAACAGATTGAATTTCTAGCGAATAATGTCTTTGATGAAGAGAAGACCATCTCTAGCCTTGATGAATTCCGAGAGCTCTTATCCGGCTCAGATGTCGGAATAGAAGGCGTAGATGAGCTTGCCAGAATGGAGGATATCTTCACGGAAGCAGAACTCGGGAAATACACCCAATTTGACGTTTCTCTTGCTAGGGGATTGGACTACTACACCGGGCCAGTATTTGAGGGGAGATACTTGGGAGAACCCGATGTTGGATCCATTGCAGGAGGAGGCAGATATGACAACCTTATCGAGAAGTTTGGCGGGCCATCAATAGGTGCGACAGGTATATCACTTGGAATAGGAAGAATCATCGATATATTGATGGAAAAAGGATTAGGCGAGGAGCTCAGACCTAAGCTTGATGTGTTTGTAGCACCTGTCTCAAAGGATATGCAGAAGTATGCCATGAGTGTACAGAAAGAGATGATAAGAGCGGGCTTTTCTTGTGGTGTTGATTTGATGGATAGACCATTGGGCAGACTTCTTGAGCAAGCTGACGATGAAGGGGCCGCTTTGGCTATTATCGTGGGTGAAAGGGACCTGAGCGAAGGTAAGCTTAGTATCAGAGATATGAAGACTAAACAGACTGCCCAAGTTTCCAAAGAAGAAATAGTTCAGCACGTAAAGAATAGATTAGAAGGAACTTAA
- a CDS encoding N-6 DNA methylase yields MPKRSRRFHSRKSGVYYTPEEIAEYITRKSIDAWINGQNQRDSEMLTSVRVLDPAVGDGVFLLVAAEYLLQKRCELNQAEDTGHLRASILSTNLFGVDLRKDAVRECRMKLVEWAQRTSQELPPSALKEIVERQIRKGNSLVGSTNSNKERGNALDGSTNKHGSSHSAMKRSSFKPFSWCEEFPDVFSNQKPGFDIIVGNPPFGNLLTSSEKEYIESTYDVALFGGREGTWNIAAQFLARASSLLKLDGEIAFVVPNSIMRTKQFSKTRAFLAGRLGVWMIIDEGSPFQDVTLEMVSVFCSPNKPGDSGIIVMSRRPGIPTKNVAPRKTFQDGGIAVLYHDDLFKKIVPKGTTGQISATRGRDIPSEYVRVNKSDGFSVPYASSGRSIRRYGFDRKYFKYANDSYLETQNLQKTKDSRFLLATKNKAYPRCVLKPKGMIHGGGVVSIVIHNRKMDSRVLGVILNSRMIRYLCVRYLTNYSKLTTCLNTGIIEEIPIIYPDIPEPYVSLFESLQELYRIDSPTLETQRKIESLDRIADALVYELYLVEGKSLVEKIDERFKHIDNQRNPIRTANDIISEEISKCMKQVLSNSVVLQIENSPRMDA; encoded by the coding sequence ATGCCCAAGCGGAGCAGGAGATTCCACTCCAGAAAATCGGGGGTATATTACACACCTGAGGAAATCGCAGAGTACATCACCAGAAAATCGATAGACGCATGGATAAACGGGCAAAACCAAAGAGACTCTGAAATGCTCACCTCTGTAAGGGTGCTGGATCCTGCAGTTGGGGATGGAGTGTTTTTACTCGTTGCAGCAGAATATCTTCTTCAAAAACGATGTGAACTCAACCAAGCTGAAGATACGGGTCACCTCAGGGCATCTATACTGTCCACCAATCTTTTTGGTGTGGATCTTCGAAAAGATGCAGTTCGGGAATGCAGAATGAAACTTGTGGAGTGGGCACAAAGAACCTCCCAAGAGCTTCCACCTAGCGCTCTCAAAGAAATCGTCGAAAGACAAATACGGAAAGGGAATAGTCTGGTCGGGAGTACTAATTCCAATAAGGAACGAGGGAATGCTCTCGATGGGAGTACCAATAAACATGGTTCCAGTCATTCAGCAATGAAACGGAGTAGCTTCAAACCGTTCTCGTGGTGTGAGGAATTCCCGGATGTTTTCAGCAATCAAAAACCGGGTTTCGATATCATTGTAGGCAACCCACCCTTTGGAAACCTACTCACAAGTTCTGAGAAGGAGTATATTGAAAGCACATACGACGTAGCGCTCTTTGGAGGAAGAGAGGGAACGTGGAATATCGCGGCACAATTCCTTGCAAGGGCGAGTTCACTCCTCAAACTGGATGGCGAAATTGCCTTTGTGGTACCAAACAGTATCATGCGAACAAAGCAATTCAGCAAAACTCGAGCGTTCTTGGCAGGAAGGCTAGGAGTATGGATGATAATAGATGAGGGGAGCCCCTTCCAAGATGTCACACTTGAAATGGTCAGCGTGTTTTGTTCTCCAAATAAACCAGGGGACTCAGGAATCATCGTGATGTCAAGGAGACCTGGAATTCCCACTAAGAACGTAGCGCCGAGAAAGACTTTCCAAGATGGTGGAATAGCAGTTCTATATCATGATGATCTATTCAAGAAAATCGTTCCTAAAGGAACAACGGGGCAAATCTCTGCGACTCGAGGAAGAGATATCCCCAGCGAGTATGTCAGAGTAAACAAATCAGATGGTTTCTCAGTACCATACGCTTCGTCAGGAAGAAGCATAAGACGCTACGGATTTGATAGGAAGTACTTCAAGTACGCCAATGATTCCTATCTGGAAACACAGAATCTCCAGAAAACCAAAGACAGCCGATTCCTCCTTGCAACGAAGAACAAAGCCTATCCGCGATGCGTCCTCAAGCCGAAAGGAATGATTCATGGTGGAGGGGTTGTTAGTATAGTAATCCACAACCGAAAAATGGATTCGAGAGTTTTGGGTGTCATCCTCAATTCGCGAATGATTCGCTATCTTTGCGTAAGGTACCTCACCAATTACTCAAAGCTCACAACTTGTTTGAATACTGGTATCATCGAAGAGATCCCAATCATTTATCCGGACATCCCGGAACCGTACGTATCGCTGTTTGAATCATTGCAAGAGCTGTACAGGATCGACTCACCCACCCTAGAAACACAAAGGAAAATAGAATCACTTGACAGAATCGCAGATGCTCTTGTTTACGAACTCTATCTTGTAGAAGGGAAGTCTCTTGTTGAAAAGATAGATGAAAGGTTCAAACATATAGACAACCAAAGAAATCCGATTCGAACAGCAAATGACATAATTTCAGAAGAAATCAGCAAGTGTATGAAACAAGTGCTCAGCAATTCAGTGGTTCTTCAAATAGAAAATTCTCCTAGAATGGATGCTTGA